From a single Pseudomonas triticicola genomic region:
- a CDS encoding dermonecrotic toxin domain-containing protein: MDVIPPKPVSTQPASTAQPADASRSVKRYATQSLHGEFLEASAPQWLTNASPQRREALKAVPTALPAWYQNATPAQRKALDDTFKASVTAQNSLDQSMAKFVDVETFARPLLIKALKDNYAREIDVDKTLLCLRRPVEMGIQGTVLASFEVLKITLLEASLHNFEADECEGTYHSSSGFVVATPAADTFNHVDTGLTVSQFLSLCRNLDIGKQYQTYLQEFFHPGEAVAEAVLSERFIASQKAAMRAAAEQALLRNDIEAADHSMILSVIDGEMHPSMGKKQVWFQDLGLMKKRLTGCVAFVICEKYRYTDELILYIPNDPEHPLKRYTFEQMRDELKRLLTARDASQQTSAEPTAYQRFLSQFLPYDQRPYYFSQFRKEAADSPVDAWNLLRSPWLAVLQGFTGGSAFTRIQQVPPERQVKWEPVADPYIAPSTVGRKGRGVWAPNEDLWQYLYAQNRAKVLADAKSHAVPTADVDAKARDAKLAHLMQLGMLGLNMVSMFVPVLGEVMMVVMAGQLLYETLEGAIEWSEGDRRAAKDHLIDVAENLAQIALMAGVGAAVRKISSARAVPVIESLHPVKLPNGETRLWKPDLSAYESAVALPASPGPNSAGQHVLDGKTYIRQSGKVYEQFFDESIGKWRISHPTDINAWQPVLDSNGSGAWRHTLERPQDWDRLTLLRRIGHATEAFSDEQLIKAADVSGVSDAVLRKMHIDSALPPPELTQAMRMMQADGNAALVVEQLRGTKPIDEHYLYALPLITEMPRWPENRVLEVFDGEQLSGKFVRYGSARRFRDVGVKAPIQISRADIFSGELPAHILAALDESEITRLLGEQGARVRDARPAEFGKQIADYANTRQPAIYDSIYLGTDPVDPQVARLQKACPELSEPAARTVLAHGRPDDLERLGSGQRVPLRLLEEARWYARQSRQVAAYAGLRSENVASADSRRLALHTLAQLAGWPDSIRIEVREGHDAGMLLDSIGTETAGEKKYLIKKGVQFQAFNERGEALNSLPRTGDNFYPSIMHALPDHARRSLGVPEVGQSAELQAKIIDYADQHQADAHALLAPQAKWMKPPVRVNGTLIGYPASGRGAGWAPNLLGHVQDIYPQLTEEQARGFLLDQYRAGKDDRGIFELLQSRRREWEQLNLTLDEWSGTATPPPWERSGTNYKFRTAQALKACWRNALSTGLAGADQLSILTYDPLPELTADFAHVRELSIGGGGLTDANADAFLARFANVEKLSLGERGSLFGTYMEREQSLTTLPLTVTRMSALKKLKFRTPARVMAADLSTRLRSLTAVEELHLDFAGGAGSAPDLDLAPLARLKKLKVEAPGLTQWPSYVERLPELERLDLTQTAIASLPQTLYVGREKLWAGLSLDWSKFSHEAFKPAYDYVKSYMGEWGHLVDLDFMVRQYCAGELQFLTGEAGRLNPLPQRIMSLWNTPETRLNAVEILRLEHSAIFRQFYEATASGGLRNATPAARWQTPPNARVVRALEKNWRAAIRRRYRLNDDVHPFNAMDWTSGSDLDDASMFELVDTAWAQGAESVSELPQLPAGTFAHVQNVRLDRLTVPIEQIRGFLQAFSGATTLEITSCGLTEVPVRPADLPQLAQLDLSYNRIVVTPEVQGQFDALSSLEHLNARLNRLDTLDVSRLTGLKTLNLSSSGLNQWPKGAENLRHLQALDLRHNTIGSLPEHVLANDAVLLKTRLLNNLFKPDGEASIKAAQRRIEMTLGLPEGALQRFESQSPSLLASFSGATSDTALNRAAHLLPLPPATAITPGTDMSRIVLEIFPSLSLENAQASVERLRDEGLSPEQMVGRLTQWRASNEALTRELNGWIFNPAQGAGERASPSTRFFDATRIRACWRDGLTGHTESAGRTLSLSAGGMGDLPALSNVFSHVRTLDLTGAKFSIESFNLFCLAFPELTTLMLNGNGLARLPEAVGSLSQLERLELSGNRLAVAQSVYQYASGARLRWLDLSHNQLEEFNAGTFSGLETLNLGQNGLDFWPEGVLELAHLQRLDLSGNNIMMFPDRLLGGNHEALVAGTDLSENSLSLNALEQIRAYSVAHGGGDVLGYTPETLQRLIAERMSDSESDIGSESDSGSGSGSGSGSDSDNDDDPRGGGGGGSRSVDTHAAVEAAEVIANPAQNVAAPAMETWMTYTHADARAARQALWLQLARQANHEAFFHLLSTLPDTLEFRFAGADLTHRVWQVIQAATENAELRELLFLNAETHGTCPDGRILSFSELETRVYEYNALRDIPRHRPLQRGRALLDLTRRLFRLERVDRLAEAAARNKDRAEVRLKYRIGLTRGWPDDLELPAQPEHMLYDSPIRGRRLLDARASVLADEASPMFLEDLIARDYWIRYLQDRHIEAFEALERDATRRHEAVEDAYPDKENSDYLDAMRVLEIELAEARTEKLKALTRTELESLASQDERASPPAPSSPKPGPSWRRD, translated from the coding sequence ATGGACGTTATCCCCCCAAAACCAGTGTCGACGCAGCCTGCGTCGACCGCTCAGCCGGCAGACGCCAGTCGTTCAGTCAAGCGCTATGCGACGCAAAGCCTGCACGGCGAATTTCTCGAGGCATCGGCCCCGCAATGGCTGACCAACGCTTCGCCGCAACGGCGCGAAGCGCTCAAGGCGGTTCCGACCGCGTTGCCGGCCTGGTATCAGAATGCGACGCCAGCCCAGCGTAAAGCCCTCGACGACACTTTCAAGGCCAGTGTCACTGCCCAGAACAGTCTCGACCAGAGCATGGCGAAGTTCGTGGATGTCGAAACGTTCGCCAGACCGTTATTGATCAAAGCCTTGAAGGACAACTACGCGCGAGAAATCGATGTAGACAAGACGCTGTTGTGTCTGCGGCGCCCGGTCGAAATGGGTATTCAGGGAACCGTTTTGGCCTCGTTCGAGGTTCTCAAGATCACGCTGCTGGAAGCCTCGCTGCATAACTTCGAAGCTGACGAATGTGAGGGGACTTATCATTCGAGCTCCGGTTTCGTTGTGGCGACGCCTGCTGCGGACACGTTCAATCATGTGGACACAGGGCTCACGGTCAGCCAGTTTCTGAGCCTTTGCCGCAATCTGGATATAGGCAAGCAATACCAGACATACCTGCAGGAATTTTTCCATCCGGGCGAAGCGGTGGCAGAGGCAGTGCTCAGCGAACGCTTCATCGCCAGCCAGAAGGCCGCGATGCGCGCTGCAGCCGAACAGGCGCTATTGCGCAATGACATCGAGGCGGCAGATCACTCGATGATCCTGTCGGTCATCGACGGCGAAATGCACCCGTCAATGGGTAAAAAGCAAGTCTGGTTCCAGGACCTCGGTCTGATGAAAAAAAGACTGACTGGCTGCGTCGCGTTCGTTATCTGCGAGAAATACCGTTACACCGATGAACTGATCCTTTACATCCCCAACGACCCGGAACATCCGCTCAAGCGCTATACGTTCGAGCAAATGCGCGACGAGCTCAAGCGCTTGCTCACCGCACGTGACGCTTCGCAGCAGACAAGCGCAGAGCCCACGGCCTACCAGCGCTTTCTCAGCCAGTTCCTGCCTTATGACCAGCGCCCGTACTATTTCAGTCAGTTCAGGAAAGAGGCAGCCGACTCACCGGTAGATGCCTGGAATCTACTGCGCTCGCCATGGCTGGCGGTATTACAGGGCTTCACCGGCGGTTCAGCCTTCACGCGTATCCAGCAGGTACCCCCCGAACGCCAGGTCAAATGGGAACCAGTGGCGGATCCTTACATCGCGCCGTCAACCGTTGGACGCAAGGGGCGGGGAGTCTGGGCGCCCAACGAGGATTTGTGGCAATACCTTTATGCGCAGAATCGCGCCAAGGTGTTGGCCGACGCGAAAAGTCACGCGGTACCCACTGCGGACGTCGATGCGAAAGCACGAGATGCCAAACTGGCCCATCTGATGCAGCTCGGCATGCTTGGTCTGAACATGGTCTCGATGTTCGTGCCTGTGTTGGGCGAAGTGATGATGGTGGTGATGGCCGGCCAGCTGCTCTATGAAACTCTTGAGGGCGCAATTGAATGGTCCGAAGGCGACCGTCGTGCGGCCAAGGATCATTTGATCGATGTGGCAGAAAACCTTGCGCAGATCGCGCTGATGGCTGGTGTGGGCGCCGCGGTAAGGAAAATTTCAAGCGCCAGAGCCGTGCCGGTCATTGAAAGTCTGCATCCGGTGAAGTTGCCCAACGGCGAAACCCGATTGTGGAAACCCGACCTCAGCGCTTACGAGTCCGCTGTCGCACTTCCAGCCAGTCCCGGTCCGAACAGTGCCGGCCAGCATGTGCTTGACGGCAAAACCTATATTCGCCAGAGCGGCAAGGTCTACGAGCAGTTTTTCGATGAATCGATCGGTAAATGGCGGATCAGCCATCCGACCGACATCAATGCATGGCAGCCGGTGCTCGACAGCAATGGAAGCGGTGCCTGGCGGCATACGCTGGAGCGTCCACAGGATTGGGATCGTCTGACCCTGCTGCGGCGTATCGGCCATGCAACCGAAGCTTTCTCCGATGAACAGTTGATCAAGGCTGCCGATGTCAGTGGTGTCAGCGATGCCGTCCTGCGCAAGATGCACATCGATTCTGCGCTACCGCCACCGGAACTGACCCAGGCCATGCGCATGATGCAGGCAGACGGCAACGCGGCATTGGTCGTTGAGCAGTTGCGCGGGACAAAACCGATCGACGAACACTACCTCTATGCGTTGCCGCTGATCACCGAAATGCCGCGCTGGCCGGAGAACCGCGTGCTGGAAGTCTTCGACGGCGAGCAATTATCCGGCAAGTTCGTCAGGTATGGCTCCGCACGGCGGTTTCGCGACGTCGGCGTCAAGGCACCGATTCAGATATCGCGGGCCGATATTTTCAGCGGTGAACTGCCAGCACATATCCTCGCGGCGCTGGACGAGTCTGAAATCACTCGGCTTCTCGGCGAGCAGGGTGCACGCGTACGCGATGCCCGGCCGGCAGAGTTCGGCAAGCAGATCGCCGACTACGCCAACACCCGCCAGCCGGCGATCTACGACAGCATTTACTTGGGGACCGACCCCGTCGATCCGCAGGTTGCACGTTTGCAGAAGGCCTGCCCCGAACTTAGCGAACCGGCGGCGCGTACGGTGCTGGCACATGGTCGCCCCGATGATCTTGAACGACTTGGCTCAGGGCAACGAGTACCGCTGCGCCTGCTGGAAGAGGCCCGCTGGTACGCGCGTCAAAGTCGCCAGGTAGCGGCATATGCCGGTCTGCGCAGCGAAAACGTCGCCTCTGCGGACAGCAGGCGCCTGGCGTTGCACACGCTGGCGCAATTGGCCGGTTGGCCCGACAGTATTCGCATTGAAGTTCGCGAGGGCCATGACGCCGGCATGCTGCTTGACAGCATCGGCACTGAAACAGCCGGCGAGAAAAAATACCTGATTAAAAAAGGCGTTCAGTTTCAAGCATTCAACGAACGCGGTGAAGCACTCAACAGCCTGCCTCGCACCGGCGACAACTTTTACCCGTCGATCATGCATGCCCTGCCGGATCATGCGCGCCGCAGCCTCGGTGTGCCTGAGGTCGGGCAGTCTGCCGAGTTGCAAGCAAAGATCATCGATTACGCCGACCAGCATCAGGCTGATGCCCACGCGCTGCTGGCGCCCCAGGCCAAGTGGATGAAACCGCCGGTGCGAGTGAACGGCACGTTGATCGGTTATCCCGCCAGTGGACGCGGCGCGGGATGGGCACCGAACCTGCTGGGTCATGTGCAGGATATCTACCCGCAGCTGACCGAGGAACAGGCTCGCGGCTTCCTCCTTGACCAATATCGGGCAGGAAAAGACGACCGCGGCATTTTCGAGCTGTTGCAATCACGTCGGCGTGAGTGGGAACAGCTGAATTTGACGCTGGATGAATGGTCAGGGACCGCGACGCCGCCGCCGTGGGAACGTTCCGGGACAAATTACAAGTTTCGCACCGCGCAAGCGCTGAAAGCCTGCTGGCGCAACGCGTTGTCCACTGGGCTCGCGGGTGCCGATCAGCTCTCGATTCTCACCTACGACCCTTTGCCAGAGCTGACCGCTGATTTTGCTCATGTGCGTGAGCTTTCGATTGGCGGCGGTGGCTTGACCGATGCCAATGCTGACGCCTTCCTGGCGCGATTTGCCAATGTCGAAAAGTTGTCGCTGGGAGAGCGGGGCAGTCTGTTTGGCACCTACATGGAGCGTGAGCAGTCATTGACGACCTTGCCCCTGACCGTGACTCGCATGTCTGCCTTGAAAAAGCTCAAGTTCCGGACGCCAGCCAGAGTGATGGCTGCCGATCTGTCGACAAGATTGCGTAGCTTGACGGCCGTTGAGGAGCTTCATCTCGATTTTGCCGGAGGCGCAGGCAGCGCGCCTGACCTTGATCTGGCCCCCCTTGCACGACTGAAGAAACTCAAGGTTGAAGCGCCGGGCCTGACGCAGTGGCCGTCTTATGTGGAACGACTGCCGGAGCTGGAACGCCTGGATCTGACACAGACCGCCATCGCCTCCCTTCCACAGACCCTGTATGTCGGGCGCGAGAAACTCTGGGCCGGTTTGTCCCTGGACTGGTCGAAGTTCTCCCATGAAGCGTTCAAACCTGCTTACGACTATGTGAAAAGCTACATGGGGGAGTGGGGACATCTGGTTGATCTGGACTTCATGGTCCGCCAATACTGCGCTGGGGAACTGCAGTTCCTCACCGGCGAGGCCGGCCGTCTCAATCCATTACCTCAGCGCATCATGAGCCTGTGGAACACCCCGGAAACCCGGCTCAATGCCGTGGAGATTCTGCGCTTGGAACACAGCGCAATTTTCCGCCAATTCTACGAGGCTACCGCATCCGGAGGATTGCGTAATGCGACGCCAGCAGCACGCTGGCAAACGCCACCCAATGCCCGCGTGGTTCGTGCCCTGGAAAAAAACTGGCGCGCGGCCATCCGCAGGCGTTATCGCTTGAACGACGATGTTCATCCCTTCAATGCCATGGACTGGACATCCGGCAGCGATCTCGACGACGCCAGCATGTTTGAACTGGTGGACACCGCCTGGGCGCAGGGCGCGGAGTCGGTCAGCGAGCTGCCGCAGTTGCCGGCCGGTACGTTTGCCCATGTGCAGAACGTTCGGCTGGACCGGTTGACTGTGCCGATCGAACAGATTCGCGGCTTTCTCCAGGCATTCAGTGGCGCCACCACCCTGGAAATCACCTCCTGCGGATTGACCGAAGTGCCGGTCCGGCCCGCCGATTTGCCGCAGCTCGCACAGCTGGACCTGTCTTACAACCGTATTGTCGTGACTCCTGAGGTTCAAGGCCAATTCGACGCGCTGAGCAGTCTGGAACATCTCAATGCCCGGCTCAATCGCCTGGACACACTGGACGTTTCTCGCCTGACCGGGCTAAAGACACTGAACCTCAGCTCAAGCGGGCTCAATCAATGGCCGAAGGGGGCGGAGAACCTGAGGCATTTGCAGGCACTGGATTTGCGTCATAACACCATCGGTTCGCTCCCCGAACACGTGCTCGCCAACGACGCTGTGCTGCTCAAGACCCGCCTGTTGAACAACCTCTTCAAGCCCGACGGCGAAGCGAGCATAAAGGCGGCGCAGCGACGTATCGAAATGACCTTGGGTTTGCCCGAAGGGGCGCTGCAACGGTTCGAATCGCAATCGCCATCGTTACTCGCCAGTTTTAGCGGTGCCACGTCTGACACGGCACTGAATCGCGCCGCCCATCTGTTGCCGCTGCCACCTGCCACGGCCATTACGCCAGGTACCGACATGAGTCGGATAGTGCTGGAAATCTTTCCGTCGCTTTCGCTTGAAAATGCCCAGGCCAGCGTTGAGCGTTTACGCGATGAAGGTCTGTCCCCTGAGCAAATGGTGGGCAGACTGACCCAGTGGCGAGCAAGTAACGAGGCGCTGACGCGTGAGTTGAACGGCTGGATCTTCAACCCGGCGCAGGGGGCTGGTGAACGGGCGTCGCCATCAACAAGGTTCTTCGATGCGACCAGGATCCGCGCTTGCTGGCGGGACGGTCTAACTGGCCATACCGAATCCGCCGGCCGGACGCTGAGCCTTTCAGCAGGCGGCATGGGTGATTTGCCCGCGCTGTCAAACGTGTTTTCCCATGTGCGAACACTGGACCTGACCGGGGCAAAGTTTTCCATCGAGAGTTTCAACCTCTTTTGCCTGGCGTTCCCTGAGTTGACCACTCTGATGCTCAATGGCAATGGACTGGCACGCCTGCCGGAAGCTGTCGGCAGCCTGAGCCAGCTCGAGCGGCTGGAATTGAGCGGTAATCGCCTGGCCGTGGCGCAATCGGTGTATCAGTACGCGAGCGGGGCGCGGCTACGCTGGCTCGACCTCAGTCACAATCAGCTGGAAGAATTCAACGCCGGAACCTTCAGCGGCCTGGAAACCCTCAACCTCGGCCAGAACGGTCTGGATTTCTGGCCTGAAGGCGTGCTTGAACTGGCGCATCTGCAAAGGCTGGACCTGTCGGGCAACAACATCATGATGTTCCCGGACCGACTGTTGGGCGGCAATCACGAGGCTCTCGTGGCGGGCACCGACCTTTCGGAGAACTCGCTGTCGCTTAACGCATTGGAGCAGATCAGGGCCTACAGCGTTGCGCATGGCGGCGGTGATGTGCTGGGCTACACGCCGGAGACCTTGCAGCGCTTGATCGCCGAGCGTATGAGCGACTCGGAAAGCGATATCGGTTCCGAATCGGATTCGGGCTCAGGCTCAGGCTCAGGCTCAGGCTCCGACAGCGACAACGACGATGATCCGCGTGGCGGCGGTGGTGGCGGTAGCAGGTCCGTGGATACGCATGCCGCTGTGGAAGCAGCGGAGGTGATTGCCAATCCGGCGCAGAACGTGGCGGCGCCGGCGATGGAAACCTGGATGACCTATACCCATGCAGATGCGCGTGCTGCGCGGCAAGCTCTATGGCTGCAACTGGCACGACAGGCCAATCATGAGGCGTTCTTTCATTTGCTCTCGACCTTGCCCGACACCCTGGAATTCAGGTTTGCCGGCGCCGATCTGACCCATCGGGTCTGGCAGGTGATCCAGGCCGCCACGGAAAACGCTGAACTGCGCGAGTTGTTGTTCCTCAACGCCGAAACCCACGGCACGTGCCCCGATGGCCGAATCCTGTCTTTCAGCGAACTGGAAACCCGCGTGTACGAGTACAACGCCCTGCGCGACATTCCACGGCATCGCCCGCTGCAACGCGGCAGAGCGTTGCTTGATCTGACTCGACGACTGTTCCGCCTGGAAAGGGTGGATCGACTGGCCGAAGCCGCCGCCAGGAACAAGGATCGCGCGGAAGTCCGCCTGAAATACCGCATCGGCCTGACACGCGGCTGGCCGGACGACCTCGAGCTGCCGGCGCAACCCGAACACATGTTGTACGACTCACCGATTCGCGGGCGGCGATTGCTCGACGCGCGAGCCTCGGTTCTCGCGGACGAGGCATCCCCCATGTTTCTGGAAGACCTGATTGCGCGGGACTACTGGATCCGCTATCTGCAGGATCGCCACATCGAGGCGTTCGAGGCACTTGAGCGCGACGCCACCCGACGGCACGAAGCGGTCGAGGATGCCTACCCCGATAAAGAAAACAGCGATTATCTGGACGCAATGAGGGTGCTTGAAATCGAACTGGCGGAGGCGCGCACCGAGAAACTCAAGGCTTTGACCCGCACAGAACTGGAGAGCCTGGCGTCGCAGGATGAGCGAGCGTCGCCACCGGCCCCCTCTTCACCGAAACCCGGGCCTTCGTGGCGCCGCGACTGA